A genomic window from Paenibacillus thermoaerophilus includes:
- a CDS encoding CgeB family protein: MNGTAHAAARGRRDGYRAGWSEGYRLGRCEAIRRQAAALPIERLPLRILYIPQGFEAIDYGVIEALNHKVAECLIGDPRQMARQAIDYRPDLVLVLNGMHVFPDDHLQQIDAIRGAGIRTAIWFADDPYFSELTAKIAPRYDYVFTHELSCAGWYRQLGCPNAHYLPLAASTTLFRPIHVEAKYRTDVCFIGMGFQNRIRFFDQLAPYLSGLRVFIAGALWNSLKHYRQLAGKIKLDWIPVPETASYYSGAKIVLNVHRMAGGNQNSYKLPAKSLNPRTFEIAACGAFQLTDVREDLPLYFTPGQDIATYRSAREAARLIRHYLTHEDERRRLAWNALRRTCTEHTFANRLDRLFRIVFEGA; this comes from the coding sequence ATGAACGGAACCGCTCATGCCGCGGCCCGAGGCCGAAGGGACGGATACCGGGCCGGCTGGAGCGAAGGATACAGACTCGGCCGATGCGAGGCGATCAGGCGACAGGCTGCCGCATTGCCGATCGAACGCCTGCCGCTGCGGATTCTGTATATTCCCCAAGGATTCGAAGCGATCGATTACGGCGTCATCGAGGCGTTGAATCATAAAGTTGCGGAATGCCTGATCGGCGACCCCCGTCAAATGGCGCGGCAAGCCATCGACTACCGGCCGGATCTCGTGCTTGTCCTGAACGGGATGCATGTGTTTCCGGACGATCATCTGCAGCAGATCGACGCGATCCGCGGGGCGGGCATCCGAACGGCGATCTGGTTCGCCGACGACCCGTATTTCTCCGAGCTTACGGCGAAGATCGCCCCCCGCTACGATTATGTGTTCACGCACGAGTTGAGCTGTGCCGGCTGGTACCGCCAGCTTGGCTGCCCGAATGCGCATTACTTGCCGCTCGCGGCAAGCACGACACTGTTCCGGCCGATACATGTCGAGGCGAAATACAGAACCGACGTTTGCTTTATCGGCATGGGGTTCCAGAACCGGATCCGGTTTTTCGACCAGTTGGCTCCTTATCTGTCGGGGCTGCGCGTCTTCATCGCCGGGGCTCTGTGGAATTCCTTGAAGCATTACCGGCAGCTCGCCGGCAAAATCAAGCTGGACTGGATTCCGGTCCCCGAAACCGCGAGCTACTATTCGGGCGCAAAAATCGTGCTGAACGTGCATCGAATGGCCGGGGGCAATCAAAATTCGTACAAACTGCCCGCGAAGTCCCTGAATCCGAGGACGTTCGAGATTGCCGCGTGCGGCGCGTTTCAACTGACGGACGTCCGGGAGGATCTGCCGCTCTACTTCACCCCCGGCCAGGATATCGCCACATACCGATCGGCCCGGGAAGCCGCCAGGCTGATCCGCCACTATCTCACACACGAGGACGAGCGGCGACGCCTGGCCTGGAACGCGCTGCGGCGAACCTGCACGGAGCATACGTTCGCGAACCGGCTCGATCGGCTGTTCCGCATCGTGTTCGAAGGAGCGTGA
- a CDS encoding CgeB family protein: MARNMRPSASLARYHRAGREAGYAEGLAAGYHLGRCEAVNRQISGLPERRWDVKIMYVTSGKWYPYKPIDDAIARGLLPIVREVSCFRWRIPTRGYPKQDLVGAVLRERPDLVICLDGIAMDLKQIDRIRSAGFRTAVWLTDDPYFTDVTSKIALHFDYVFTLELNCVEFYKQIGCPQVHYLPLAADTAMFRPRRVEPGLRRDVSFIGSGYWNRVRAIDAVSPYLAAKRVRFVGQWWNRLRSYKRFARDIELNRWLLPQDTAAAYNGSKIVLNIHRAHDDASYNNNRLLIPAVSPNPRTFEIAACGAFQLTDVREDIVRFYVPGEEIVTYQSPEDMVAKIEYYLTHESERREIAIRALRKTLEQHTYPKRLAELLRIVFGD; the protein is encoded by the coding sequence ATGGCTCGCAACATGCGGCCGAGCGCTTCCCTTGCCCGATACCATAGGGCGGGGCGCGAAGCCGGTTACGCGGAAGGGCTTGCGGCCGGATACCACCTGGGCCGATGCGAGGCGGTGAACCGGCAAATATCCGGGCTGCCGGAGCGCCGCTGGGACGTCAAGATCATGTACGTCACCTCGGGCAAATGGTACCCCTACAAGCCCATAGACGACGCGATCGCGCGCGGGCTGCTCCCGATTGTCCGCGAGGTCTCGTGTTTTCGCTGGCGAATTCCCACACGGGGGTATCCGAAGCAGGATCTCGTCGGAGCGGTGCTGCGCGAACGGCCCGATCTGGTTATTTGCCTCGACGGGATCGCGATGGATCTGAAGCAGATCGACCGGATCCGAAGCGCGGGGTTCCGGACGGCCGTGTGGCTGACGGACGATCCGTATTTTACGGACGTGACGTCGAAGATCGCGCTTCATTTCGATTACGTCTTCACCCTCGAATTGAACTGCGTCGAGTTCTACAAGCAGATCGGCTGTCCTCAGGTTCATTACTTGCCGCTCGCGGCGGATACCGCCATGTTCCGGCCGCGCCGCGTCGAACCGGGCCTGCGGCGGGACGTGAGCTTTATCGGGAGCGGCTATTGGAACAGAGTGCGCGCGATCGACGCGGTCTCGCCGTATCTTGCCGCCAAACGCGTGCGTTTTGTCGGCCAGTGGTGGAATCGGCTGCGGAGCTACAAGCGGTTTGCGCGGGACATCGAGCTGAACCGCTGGCTGCTGCCTCAGGACACGGCGGCCGCCTACAACGGCTCCAAGATTGTGCTGAACATCCACCGGGCGCATGACGACGCCTCGTACAACAACAACCGGCTGTTGATTCCCGCCGTGTCGCCCAATCCCCGCACGTTCGAGATCGCGGCATGCGGGGCGTTTCAACTGACGGACGTCCGGGAGGATATTGTCCGATTTTACGTGCCGGGCGAGGAGATTGTCACGTACCAATCGCCCGAAGACATGGTGGCCAAGATCGAATATTATTTGACGCATGAATCGGAACGCCGCGAAATCGCGATCCGCGCGCTTCGGAAGACGCTGGAGCAGCATACGTACCCGAAGCGTCTTGCGGAGCTGCTGCGGATCGTCTTCGGGGATTGA
- a CDS encoding NAD-dependent epimerase/dehydratase family protein: MTDWTAGAAEAASRTAGRGTVLVTGATGFTGLTACRYLLQAGYAVVGVSRGGNALESARRSAPEAVWLTCDLTSPDDAARLLRIAKPDFVLHLAGLNAVRDSWERPLAHMQANLMATLHLLEAARLEHACRLLIVSSMLSVPPSESPAPPHPYSWSKSLQAASALAWARLFGLDVRVARPANLIGPGPSAGVCGLLARHAERLSRGEPLPPFRLSSLGEARDYVDVRDAVRAYELILRLGRPGAVYPVGTGRHRTLREVHEAAERAAGRAIPVEVPGHAGPPEALPDSEKTDLAAIRGLGWSPAWSFDQSMRDMFEYFRTIGRRETE, encoded by the coding sequence ATGACGGATTGGACGGCCGGGGCGGCGGAGGCCGCAAGCCGAACCGCCGGCCGCGGGACGGTGCTGGTTACGGGAGCGACCGGCTTTACCGGATTAACGGCATGCCGCTATCTGCTTCAAGCCGGTTATGCCGTCGTCGGCGTCTCCCGGGGAGGGAACGCGCTGGAGTCGGCGCGTCGGTCCGCGCCCGAGGCGGTCTGGCTGACCTGCGACTTGACGTCGCCGGACGACGCGGCCCGGCTGCTGCGTATCGCGAAGCCGGACTTCGTCCTGCATCTGGCCGGGTTAAACGCCGTGCGCGATTCCTGGGAGCGGCCGCTGGCGCATATGCAGGCCAACCTGATGGCGACGTTGCATCTGCTTGAGGCGGCGCGGCTGGAGCATGCCTGCCGCCTGCTGATCGTCTCCTCGATGCTGAGCGTGCCGCCCAGCGAGTCGCCGGCTCCGCCGCATCCGTACAGTTGGAGCAAATCGCTGCAGGCGGCCAGCGCGCTGGCCTGGGCCCGCTTGTTCGGGCTGGATGTTCGAGTGGCGAGGCCGGCCAATCTGATCGGCCCCGGTCCCAGCGCCGGCGTATGCGGCTTGCTGGCCCGCCATGCGGAGCGGCTGTCGCGCGGAGAGCCGCTGCCGCCCTTCCGCCTCTCTTCGCTGGGCGAGGCGAGGGATTACGTGGATGTGCGCGACGCGGTTCGCGCCTACGAGCTGATATTGCGGCTCGGCCGGCCGGGGGCGGTATACCCCGTCGGCACCGGGCGGCACCGCACCTTGAGGGAAGTGCACGAGGCGGCGGAGCGGGCGGCCGGCCGCGCGATTCCGGTGGAAGTTCCCGGCCACGCCGGCCCGCCGGAGGCGCTTCCCGACTCGGAGAAGACCGATCTCGCCGCCATACGCGGGCTCGGCTGGTCGCCCGCTTGGTCGTTCGACCAGTCCATGCGCGATATGTTCGAATATTTCCGCACAATCGGAAGGAGGGAGACGGAATGA
- a CDS encoding sugar phosphate nucleotidyltransferase: MKGIVLAGGTGSRLKPLTDAVNKHLLPVGRYPMIHYGLMKLKQAGITDILIVVGTKSVQQYAGYLGSGSRLGLRLAYLVQDSPGGIAQGLSLAEPFVAKGEKLLLLLGDNLFDDDLGPYVAAFERQPNGARVLLKQVADPSRYGVPILERGRIAAIEEKPAAPRSNYCVTGIYMYDSGVFDEIRHIRPSGRGELEITDVNNRYAARGELEYDVLGGWWIDAGTHEALQTAARRLSGQSRPGQQP, translated from the coding sequence TTGAAGGGAATCGTGTTGGCCGGTGGAACGGGCTCGCGGCTGAAGCCGCTGACGGATGCCGTGAACAAGCATCTGCTGCCCGTCGGGCGGTACCCGATGATCCACTACGGATTAATGAAGCTGAAGCAGGCGGGAATTACCGACATCCTGATCGTGGTCGGGACGAAATCAGTTCAGCAATATGCGGGGTACCTCGGCAGCGGAAGCCGGCTCGGACTCCGGTTGGCTTATCTGGTTCAGGATTCCCCCGGCGGCATTGCGCAGGGACTCTCGCTGGCGGAGCCTTTTGTCGCCAAAGGGGAAAAGCTGCTGCTTCTGCTGGGCGACAATCTGTTCGACGACGACCTGGGACCGTATGTCGCCGCGTTCGAACGCCAGCCCAACGGTGCCAGGGTGCTTTTGAAGCAGGTCGCCGACCCGAGCCGGTACGGGGTGCCGATTCTGGAGCGGGGCCGGATCGCGGCAATCGAGGAGAAGCCCGCCGCGCCGCGGTCGAATTATTGCGTCACCGGTATTTATATGTACGATTCCGGCGTGTTCGACGAGATCCGGCACATCCGGCCGTCGGGGCGCGGCGAGCTGGAGATCACGGACGTGAACAACCGGTACGCGGCGAGGGGAGAGCTGGAATACGACGTGCTCGGCGGCTGGTGGATCGACGCGGGTACGCACGAGGCGCTGCAGACGGCGGCCCGGCGGTTGTCGGGACAGAGCAGACCGGGACAGCAGCCGTAG
- the wecB gene encoding non-hydrolyzing UDP-N-acetylglucosamine 2-epimerase yields the protein MKIVTILGTRPEIIRLSLIMEKLDRYASRHVVVHTGQNFTRRLSDVFFEEMELRRPDYRLADKQLSLGGQLAAIFGGVEEILARERPDRVLVLGDTNSALAAVIAERMGVPVVHMEAGNRCFDLAVPEEKNRRVIDAVSTINMPYTPQSKENLLREGFPANRIVLTGNPIREVLMRYESKIAASPILARLGLDGGEPYAVVTIHRAENVDVPARLKEILTGLNRVAETYGIRLICSVHPRTRSQLARLPDFTMNPLVEFHEPFGFFDFVRLERGAWCVLTDSGTVQEECCIFRVPTVTVRRTTERPETVDCGSNIVAGIDASRIADSVGLMTSLPRAWECPQGYLDTDVSDKVVKFLIGGNLYVS from the coding sequence ATGAAAATCGTGACGATTCTGGGGACGCGGCCGGAAATTATCCGGCTCAGTCTCATTATGGAGAAGCTGGACCGGTATGCCAGCCGGCATGTGGTGGTGCACACGGGCCAAAACTTCACCCGCCGGCTCAGCGACGTGTTTTTCGAGGAGATGGAGCTCCGCCGTCCGGACTACCGGCTCGCGGATAAACAGTTGTCGCTCGGCGGACAACTGGCGGCGATCTTCGGCGGGGTGGAAGAGATCCTGGCGAGGGAGCGCCCGGACCGGGTGCTCGTGCTCGGGGATACGAACAGCGCGCTTGCGGCGGTGATCGCCGAGCGGATGGGCGTGCCCGTCGTGCATATGGAAGCGGGCAACCGCTGCTTCGATCTGGCCGTGCCGGAGGAGAAAAACCGCCGGGTGATCGACGCGGTCTCCACGATCAATATGCCGTACACGCCGCAGAGCAAAGAAAATTTGCTGCGGGAGGGTTTCCCGGCGAACCGGATCGTCCTGACGGGCAATCCGATCCGCGAGGTGCTGATGCGGTACGAGTCCAAGATCGCCGCCAGTCCGATTCTTGCCAGGCTGGGTTTGGACGGCGGAGAGCCCTACGCGGTCGTCACGATCCACCGTGCGGAAAACGTCGACGTTCCGGCCCGTCTGAAGGAAATTTTGACGGGGCTCAACCGGGTTGCGGAGACATACGGCATCCGGCTGATTTGCAGCGTGCACCCGCGAACCCGGTCGCAGCTCGCCCGATTGCCGGATTTCACGATGAATCCGTTGGTCGAATTCCATGAGCCGTTCGGCTTCTTCGATTTCGTCCGTCTGGAGCGGGGCGCCTGGTGCGTGCTGACCGACAGCGGGACGGTACAGGAGGAATGCTGCATCTTCCGGGTGCCGACCGTGACGGTGCGCCGCACGACGGAACGGCCGGAGACGGTCGACTGCGGCAGCAACATCGTGGCAGGGATCGATGCCTCCAGAATAGCGGACAGCGTCGGGCTGATGACATCGCTGCCGCGCGCTTGGGAATGTCCGCAAGGGTATTTGGATACGGACGTCTCGGATAAAGTCGTGAAATTTTTGATCGGGGGGAATCTTTATGTTTCGTGA
- a CDS encoding dTDP-4-dehydrorhamnose reductase family protein, which yields MKLLLIGATGMAGHVLERYFREQADYRVFSTSRETGHPERLRLELTDSAAAREIVRAVRPDVIVNCAGILNEDASRRETMAYEINGLLPHRLAREAEAVGARLVHISSDCVFSGKRGRYTESDEPDGTSVYARTKRLGEVHAAPHTTIRTSIIGPEVREGGIGLMQWFLRQTGRVTGYVHVPWNGVTTLELAKAVREAIERPVAGLVHLTSVETITKHDLLLLIQDIWDKTDVEVVPYEHVRIDRTLVATRNDWTYRAPGYRRMLEELRDWTAGRE from the coding sequence ATCAAGCTGCTGCTGATCGGAGCGACGGGAATGGCCGGACACGTGCTTGAGCGGTATTTCCGCGAGCAGGCGGATTATCGGGTTTTCTCCACGTCGCGGGAGACGGGCCATCCGGAACGGCTGCGGCTGGAGCTGACCGATTCGGCGGCGGCGAGGGAAATCGTGCGGGCGGTGCGTCCCGATGTGATCGTCAACTGCGCGGGGATTCTGAACGAGGACGCGAGCCGCCGGGAGACGATGGCATACGAGATCAACGGCCTTCTGCCGCACCGCCTGGCCCGCGAAGCGGAAGCGGTCGGCGCCAGGCTCGTGCACATCAGCTCCGATTGCGTCTTCTCCGGCAAAAGGGGAAGGTACACGGAATCGGATGAACCGGACGGGACGAGCGTCTACGCCCGCACCAAGCGGTTGGGCGAGGTACATGCCGCTCCGCATACGACGATCCGCACGTCCATCATCGGTCCGGAGGTGCGCGAGGGCGGCATCGGCCTGATGCAGTGGTTTCTGCGCCAGACCGGGCGGGTGACCGGATACGTGCACGTGCCCTGGAACGGGGTGACGACGCTGGAACTGGCCAAGGCCGTGCGGGAGGCGATCGAACGGCCGGTCGCCGGGCTGGTCCATCTGACGTCGGTCGAGACGATCACCAAGCACGACCTTCTGCTGCTGATCCAGGACATCTGGGACAAGACCGACGTTGAAGTCGTCCCGTACGAACACGTCCGGATCGACCGGACGCTGGTCGCCACGCGCAACGATTGGACGTATCGCGCTCCGGGCTATCGGCGCATGCTGGAAGAGCTGCGGGATTGGACGGCCGGACGCGAATAA
- a CDS encoding polysaccharide biosynthesis protein, whose amino-acid sequence MFRDRTILITGGTGSWGYELVRQLLPQRPRKIIVYSRNESSQVAMKRAFDDPRLAFCIGDVRDRAALNAACRDVDYLFHLAALKHVPVCEDQPYEALKTNVLGTQNVIEAAIENKVKKVINISTDKAANPSNFYGMTKAIGEKLIVYANMLGSDTKFVCVRGGNVLGTNGSVIHLFMKQIREQNKIGITDRGMTRFFLTMEEAIALLLHASVEGIGGETFVMMMPTCRILDLAEVLMEAEGKKMEEVAVVELGVRPGEKIHEILYSEYEAQNTVQFDDNYLVILPSIELPELKRRYGGYPKVKLSNYSSADNLMSKQEIRELLVKGRFLS is encoded by the coding sequence ATGTTTCGTGACAGGACCATTCTGATCACGGGCGGCACAGGTTCGTGGGGCTATGAATTGGTCCGCCAACTGCTGCCTCAGCGGCCGAGGAAAATCATCGTGTATTCGCGCAACGAGTCGAGCCAGGTGGCGATGAAGCGCGCGTTCGACGATCCGCGCCTCGCGTTCTGCATCGGCGACGTGCGGGACCGCGCGGCGCTGAACGCCGCCTGCAGAGACGTCGACTATTTGTTCCACCTGGCCGCGCTCAAGCACGTGCCGGTCTGCGAGGATCAGCCTTACGAAGCGCTGAAGACCAACGTGCTCGGCACCCAAAACGTCATTGAAGCGGCGATCGAGAACAAAGTCAAAAAAGTGATCAACATCTCGACGGACAAAGCGGCCAATCCGTCCAACTTTTACGGCATGACCAAAGCCATCGGGGAAAAGCTGATCGTCTACGCGAATATGCTCGGTTCGGACACCAAATTCGTCTGCGTGCGCGGAGGCAATGTGCTCGGCACGAACGGCAGCGTCATTCATCTGTTCATGAAGCAGATACGGGAGCAGAACAAGATCGGCATCACCGACCGCGGCATGACGCGGTTTTTCCTGACGATGGAGGAGGCGATCGCGCTGCTGCTGCACGCTTCGGTCGAGGGCATCGGCGGGGAAACGTTCGTCATGATGATGCCGACCTGCCGCATCCTCGATCTGGCCGAGGTGCTGATGGAGGCCGAGGGCAAGAAGATGGAGGAGGTCGCGGTCGTCGAGCTCGGCGTCCGGCCCGGGGAGAAAATCCACGAGATTTTGTATTCCGAATACGAGGCGCAAAATACGGTGCAGTTCGACGACAACTATCTGGTGATTTTGCCGTCGATCGAATTGCCGGAGCTGAAACGCCGCTACGGCGGCTATCCGAAGGTCAAGCTCAGCAATTACTCCTCGGCCGACAACCTGATGTCGAAGCAGGAAATTCGCGAGCTGCTTGTGAAAGGCCGGTTTTTGTCATGA
- a CDS encoding glycosyltransferase family 4 protein has product MLFSHICYDHYMTGAEKLLLFTASELQPHAECVLAAPKDGMLIREASARGIRTVVSPYPVCLGLYGPHANLNRALGKLARRHLRPMIDLLHRHRPDLVVAMTCVNPMPAMAAKILGIPVLWKMAETILPTAHTRAAAAFINRHSDWIAGVSRAALAPFAGIASPDKLIAMHPSWNPAEFEPERWDEYRSAVRTQLGIAETDCVFAYISADIYPNKGLEHYIDAALPLCSVYPSARFLIVGNPTDRGYYERCMGKIASSGYAHRFHALGVQPHIQQVLPAADVVVMPSLGQEGFPLTSLEGMLFGKAVVAYASGGLSEMLERTGNQACLAPSGDWRTLSAKMAELAADEAWRTALGRRNRDAVNEAFGPEAFRERLRQWLRQAHDAVGLREAEHARMRTLTPGRLFRGAQSSEAYLIEDGGKRPFASAAHLSAFRYRPGDVRVAADRTLQAYPTGRPVTFQPFDPPAEFPAKGAGPAVCLYRRGVLHPIVSPRALARRRIGADRIVRLPADIIAALPVGEPTDDLGHVGFPGGRRRPAKRRAGGRRLKRSVRGTRTRQGARRRKRRRLRPGLRRFGLRRISRPAGRRAKT; this is encoded by the coding sequence ATGTTGTTTTCCCATATTTGCTATGACCACTATATGACAGGCGCGGAGAAATTGCTCTTATTTACGGCGTCCGAGCTGCAGCCGCACGCCGAATGCGTGCTGGCCGCGCCGAAGGACGGCATGCTCATCCGGGAGGCTTCGGCCAGGGGCATTCGGACGGTTGTCAGCCCGTATCCGGTCTGCCTGGGGCTTTACGGCCCGCATGCGAATCTGAACCGGGCGCTGGGCAAGCTGGCGCGGCGCCATCTTCGGCCGATGATCGATCTGCTGCACCGCCATCGTCCCGATCTCGTCGTGGCCATGACCTGCGTCAACCCGATGCCGGCGATGGCGGCGAAAATCCTCGGCATTCCCGTGCTGTGGAAGATGGCCGAGACGATCCTCCCGACAGCGCACACCCGGGCGGCCGCCGCATTCATCAACCGCCACTCGGATTGGATCGCGGGGGTATCCCGGGCGGCGCTCGCGCCGTTTGCCGGCATCGCTTCGCCCGACAAATTGATCGCGATGCATCCGTCATGGAATCCCGCCGAATTCGAACCGGAGCGGTGGGATGAGTACCGATCGGCCGTGCGGACGCAGCTCGGCATCGCCGAGACCGATTGCGTCTTCGCTTATATATCGGCGGACATCTACCCGAACAAGGGGCTGGAGCACTATATCGACGCCGCGCTCCCCCTCTGTTCCGTCTACCCGTCGGCGCGGTTTCTCATTGTCGGCAATCCGACCGACAGAGGCTACTACGAACGCTGCATGGGCAAGATCGCATCCAGCGGCTACGCGCACCGGTTCCATGCCTTGGGCGTCCAGCCGCATATTCAGCAGGTGCTTCCGGCGGCGGACGTCGTCGTGATGCCCAGTCTGGGGCAGGAAGGGTTCCCGCTGACGTCGCTGGAAGGGATGCTGTTCGGCAAAGCCGTTGTCGCCTACGCTTCCGGCGGGCTGTCGGAGATGCTGGAGAGAACGGGCAACCAAGCCTGTCTCGCGCCGTCCGGAGACTGGCGGACGCTCTCGGCGAAAATGGCCGAGCTGGCCGCCGACGAGGCCTGGCGTACGGCGCTGGGCCGGCGCAACCGGGACGCGGTCAACGAAGCGTTCGGCCCGGAAGCGTTCCGGGAACGGCTGCGGCAGTGGCTTCGGCAGGCGCACGACGCGGTCGGACTCCGGGAAGCCGAGCATGCGCGTATGCGGACATTGACGCCGGGCAGGCTCTTCCGGGGGGCGCAATCGTCCGAGGCGTATCTGATCGAGGACGGCGGGAAGAGGCCGTTCGCTTCCGCCGCCCATCTGTCCGCCTTCCGTTACCGGCCCGGCGACGTCCGCGTTGCGGCGGACCGGACGCTGCAGGCGTATCCGACCGGAAGGCCCGTCACGTTCCAGCCGTTCGATCCGCCCGCGGAATTTCCGGCCAAGGGAGCCGGTCCGGCCGTCTGCTTGTACCGGCGCGGCGTGCTTCACCCGATCGTCTCGCCCCGGGCGCTCGCCCGGCGGAGGATCGGCGCGGACCGCATCGTCCGGCTGCCGGCCGACATCATCGCGGCGCTGCCCGTCGGCGAGCCGACGGACGATCTCGGCCACGTCGGATTCCCGGGGGGCCGGAGGCGGCCGGCGAAGCGCCGGGCGGGCGGACGCCGCTTGAAGCGTTCCGTTCGCGGCACACGGACGCGCCAAGGCGCGCGGAGACGGAAGCGGCGGCGGCTCCGGCCGGGCCTTCGCCGGTTCGGGCTGCGCCGAATCTCCAGACCGGCCGGACGGAGGGCGAAGACATGA
- a CDS encoding glycosyltransferase, whose translation MSGLPLVTIVIPFYNCPYIDQAIASALEQQYPNLEIIVVDDGSTRYQDRIAPYLDRISYLGKANGGTATALNHGFRMASGRYIAWLSSDDWLYPDKIAQQVHFMQQHQLQISYTDFHGMNEHGAITHLNQTIKFSNECAFIEAFKSFNPINGCTVMMTKDLFFAIGGFDEKLLYTHDYDAWIRILLAGQRIGYLNLPLTKYRWHANMGSRKHRPVISAEIKAIRARTRGPLTQLLKRYRQIGRC comes from the coding sequence ATGAGCGGATTGCCCTTGGTTACGATCGTCATCCCGTTCTACAACTGCCCGTATATCGACCAGGCGATCGCCAGCGCGTTGGAGCAGCAGTATCCGAATCTGGAGATCATCGTCGTCGACGACGGTTCGACCCGGTATCAGGACCGGATAGCGCCATATCTGGATCGCATCTCGTATCTGGGCAAGGCGAACGGAGGAACCGCCACGGCTCTTAATCACGGCTTTCGCATGGCGTCCGGCCGGTATATCGCCTGGCTCAGCTCGGACGATTGGCTGTATCCCGACAAAATCGCCCAGCAGGTGCATTTCATGCAGCAGCATCAACTGCAGATCAGTTATACGGACTTCCACGGCATGAACGAGCACGGCGCGATCACCCATCTCAACCAGACGATCAAATTTTCGAACGAGTGTGCGTTTATCGAGGCGTTTAAATCGTTTAACCCCATAAACGGCTGCACGGTCATGATGACCAAAGATTTGTTTTTCGCCATCGGCGGCTTTGACGAAAAGCTGCTGTACACGCACGATTACGACGCCTGGATTCGGATCTTGCTGGCGGGCCAACGCATCGGCTATTTGAACTTGCCGCTGACGAAATACCGCTGGCATGCCAACATGGGTTCGAGGAAACACCGTCCGGTCATCTCCGCGGAAATCAAAGCCATCCGGGCGAGAACCAGAGGGCCGCTAACGCAACTGCTGAAGCGATATCGTCAAATCGGGCGCTGCTGA